A portion of the Paenibacillus sp. PvR098 genome contains these proteins:
- a CDS encoding energy-coupling factor ABC transporter substrate-binding protein yields MITRKMSVLILIIVVLLAVLPLLFVNGEFGGADGAAEEMITEIQPAYEPWFSPLMEPPGETESMLFALQAAIGAGFIGYAFGWFKGRASKSKTL; encoded by the coding sequence ATGATAACCCGTAAAATGAGCGTTCTCATCTTGATCATCGTTGTATTATTGGCCGTTCTTCCCCTCCTGTTCGTGAACGGCGAATTTGGCGGAGCTGACGGCGCTGCGGAAGAAATGATCACCGAGATTCAGCCTGCTTATGAGCCCTGGTTTTCCCCGCTGATGGAGCCTCCGGGTGAAACCGAAAGCATGCTGTTTGCCCTGCAAGCTGCTATCGGCGCAGGTTTCATCGGCTATGCGTTCGGATGGTTCAAGGGCAGAGCCTCCAAATCCAAAACGTTATGA
- a CDS encoding SDR family oxidoreductase, producing the protein MNTRKLQGRIAIVTGASRSAGIGAAICKALASEGADIFFTYWVNYDETMPWGGNVEEQDQLSNEIVQLGVQCEHIMADLSDVNNIPFILKTVEEKLGKPSILVNNACYSVNDDWNTMTAESLDAHYAINIRAVAMLSVEFARRFSQGTGGRIISMTSGQSLGPMVGEISYATTKGAIDAFTRTFAAEVGSKGITVNAVNPGPTDTGWMTPDLQQELAGHSPLGRVGLPRDAARLITFLATDDAQWITGQILHSDGGFR; encoded by the coding sequence ATGAACACCCGTAAATTACAAGGCAGAATTGCCATCGTAACTGGAGCAAGCCGCAGCGCGGGAATAGGTGCCGCAATATGTAAAGCGCTGGCTAGCGAGGGAGCAGATATTTTCTTCACCTACTGGGTTAACTACGATGAAACCATGCCATGGGGCGGTAATGTCGAGGAACAAGACCAGCTTAGTAATGAGATTGTGCAGCTTGGCGTACAATGTGAGCATATCATGGCTGATCTTTCCGATGTAAACAATATCCCTTTTATTCTAAAAACAGTTGAGGAAAAGCTGGGAAAGCCGTCGATCCTGGTGAATAACGCTTGCTATTCTGTAAACGATGATTGGAATACAATGACTGCTGAATCGTTAGATGCTCACTATGCGATCAACATTAGGGCCGTAGCTATGTTAAGCGTCGAATTTGCAAGAAGGTTTAGTCAAGGCACAGGTGGCAGAATCATAAGCATGACCTCCGGTCAATCCTTGGGTCCTATGGTTGGCGAAATCTCTTATGCTACGACGAAAGGCGCTATAGACGCCTTTACAAGAACATTTGCTGCAGAGGTCGGGTCCAAGGGGATCACGGTAAATGCTGTAAATCCGGGACCGACCGACACAGGCTGGATGACACCGGATTTGCAGCAGGAGCTAGCAGGCCACTCCCCTTTGGGGAGAGTTGGATTGCCTCGTGATGCGGCTCGGCTTATCACTTTTCTAGCAACGGATGATGCCCAGTGGATTACAGGCCAAATCTTGCATTCCGATGGAGGATTTAGATAG
- a CDS encoding ABC transporter ATP-binding protein, with protein sequence MKSLMEAHDVRYSYPGTGDEALQGLTMSLPAGKKTAICGHNGSGKSTMFLHAIGIHRPAAGEMSWKGSPMSYRPSDLQKLRQQVGLVFQDPEHQLILSTPYEDISYGLRNAGIPEHDITQRTQHVLASMGLELVANTPIHHLSLGQKKRVALAGVMVLEPELLLLDEPTAYLDRLSERQLMKELNRIHESGTTVVMATHDMNLAYAWADWILVMDHGKCLLEGIPYDVFKQEDLMISLGLEPPMLLQVWSSLPAKVRVESPPPRSIAELKELMKEL encoded by the coding sequence ATGAAATCGTTAATGGAGGCTCACGATGTACGCTACAGCTACCCCGGAACTGGGGATGAGGCGCTTCAAGGATTGACGATGAGCTTGCCTGCAGGCAAGAAAACCGCGATTTGCGGCCATAACGGGTCCGGCAAATCCACCATGTTCCTGCATGCGATCGGCATTCACCGCCCTGCCGCCGGAGAGATGAGCTGGAAGGGTTCTCCTATGTCCTATCGTCCGAGTGACCTCCAAAAGCTCCGGCAGCAGGTTGGACTTGTGTTTCAGGATCCGGAGCATCAGCTGATTCTCAGTACGCCGTACGAAGATATCTCCTACGGTCTACGAAATGCCGGGATACCCGAGCATGACATTACCCAGCGTACCCAACATGTGCTTGCGTCCATGGGTCTGGAGCTTGTAGCCAACACACCCATTCATCACTTGAGCCTCGGCCAAAAAAAACGGGTTGCCCTTGCCGGAGTGATGGTCCTTGAGCCGGAGCTGCTCCTGCTGGATGAACCGACTGCTTATCTGGACCGCTTGTCCGAGCGGCAGCTCATGAAGGAATTAAACCGGATTCATGAGAGCGGCACCACCGTCGTCATGGCTACGCACGATATGAATTTGGCCTATGCTTGGGCGGACTGGATCCTGGTGATGGATCATGGGAAATGCCTGCTGGAAGGCATACCCTACGACGTGTTTAAACAGGAGGACTTGATGATTTCGCTCGGTCTGGAACCGCCCATGCTGCTGCAAGTCTGGTCGAGTTTACCCGCGAAAGTTCGCGTGGAAAGCCCCCCTCCTCGCAGCATCGCCGAGCTGAAGGAGCTTATGAAAGAGTTATAA
- a CDS encoding methyl-accepting chemotaxis protein, translating to MMKMTVKNRLMIAFLAILILPCSAIGWFSYQEAKNQVSQQIELNAYQSVEVTNNQIKDIMASSLSDVDYLATKLGVNSSYPEIRQELETFLTVNPEFENVHFATNTKLMFTLPELKLPADFDPTVRPWWIKAVGSAGKAVVNDAIASADGSGNVVVIQSKTSSDGGGVVGATLKLSKMAEQVRNTKVGQKGYVAIMDKDRKFVIHPTGKPGTKSEDPFIEKFYEKDSGIVEYMFNGHPRKSIFATNPETGWKIIGVIDVTELSSSTQGILNTTIAVIAIAIVIGILLVFWIVRSITRPLKELMSSTGKIAGGDLSEEIVIRSKDELGELSNSVNQMRINLRHLIGQVGINTDHVASTSEQLSASAEQTSRATEQISISIQEVALGTEKQVSSATEATEAAAEISRGMNQAASSIQNVADLTSTASNKANTGNTVVRQTVEQMNLVQQSVSQTAGVVNTLGEKSKEIGHIVELIKQIANQTNLLALNAAIEAARAGEHGRGFAVVADEVRKLAEQSGDAAAQIRELIQEIQTEADKAVESMNDGTSIVQEGIKMVHLTGETFGDIVNSIERLAAESQEVSSIVEQVNVSSQSMVEMMEAVANIAEQSAGNTQNVAASAEEQNASMEEVASSAEALSMMAQELQDVISKFKV from the coding sequence ATGATGAAGATGACAGTCAAAAATCGCCTAATGATTGCTTTTCTTGCGATTTTAATCTTACCATGCTCTGCTATCGGATGGTTTTCTTACCAGGAGGCAAAGAACCAAGTAAGCCAACAAATAGAGCTAAATGCCTATCAAAGTGTTGAAGTTACGAACAATCAAATTAAAGATATCATGGCTTCAAGTCTATCTGATGTCGATTACTTGGCAACTAAACTTGGTGTAAATTCATCTTATCCAGAGATTAGACAAGAATTGGAAACCTTCTTGACAGTGAACCCTGAATTTGAAAACGTACATTTCGCAACCAATACGAAGTTGATGTTTACCTTACCTGAGCTAAAGCTACCCGCGGACTTTGACCCTACGGTACGTCCGTGGTGGATCAAAGCTGTGGGTAGTGCAGGGAAGGCAGTCGTGAACGATGCCATTGCCTCGGCGGATGGGTCGGGTAATGTAGTGGTTATTCAATCAAAAACATCCAGCGATGGCGGAGGTGTTGTAGGCGCGACTTTGAAGCTATCCAAAATGGCTGAACAAGTGAGGAATACCAAAGTTGGGCAAAAGGGCTATGTTGCTATTATGGACAAGGATCGCAAATTCGTTATACACCCGACGGGAAAGCCGGGAACGAAAAGCGAAGATCCATTTATTGAAAAGTTTTACGAAAAAGACAGCGGTATTGTTGAGTATATGTTTAATGGACACCCAAGAAAGTCTATATTTGCCACTAACCCGGAAACCGGTTGGAAAATTATTGGTGTCATTGATGTTACAGAACTTTCGAGTTCCACCCAAGGCATCCTCAATACGACCATCGCCGTCATTGCCATCGCTATTGTGATCGGTATCCTGCTTGTATTTTGGATCGTGCGCTCCATTACTAGGCCGCTTAAAGAATTGATGAGTTCTACGGGGAAAATCGCGGGTGGAGATTTGAGCGAGGAAATCGTTATACGTTCCAAGGATGAACTCGGGGAGTTATCAAACTCCGTCAATCAAATGAGGATCAACCTTCGCCATCTAATTGGGCAAGTCGGTATAAATACGGATCATGTTGCCTCAACTTCGGAACAGTTATCGGCGAGCGCAGAACAGACTAGCAGAGCGACTGAACAAATTTCAATCTCGATTCAAGAGGTCGCGTTAGGCACGGAGAAGCAAGTTTCCAGTGCAACTGAAGCAACTGAAGCAGCTGCAGAAATCTCAAGAGGAATGAATCAGGCGGCATCGTCTATTCAAAACGTTGCAGATTTAACGAGCACTGCGAGCAATAAAGCAAACACTGGAAACACAGTCGTTAGGCAAACGGTTGAGCAAATGAATTTGGTACAACAGTCGGTCAGTCAAACGGCGGGTGTGGTTAACACACTAGGCGAAAAATCCAAGGAAATTGGGCATATCGTTGAATTAATCAAACAAATTGCCAATCAAACGAACTTGTTAGCTCTAAATGCCGCGATTGAAGCTGCACGGGCTGGGGAACATGGGCGAGGGTTTGCTGTAGTAGCTGACGAAGTACGGAAATTAGCTGAGCAATCGGGTGATGCAGCGGCTCAAATTCGTGAACTCATCCAAGAGATTCAAACGGAAGCGGATAAAGCGGTTGAGTCTATGAATGATGGTACATCCATTGTCCAAGAAGGTATTAAGATGGTTCATTTAACTGGTGAAACCTTCGGAGACATTGTAAATTCAATCGAACGGTTGGCTGCCGAATCCCAAGAGGTTTCTTCTATTGTAGAACAAGTTAATGTAAGCTCGCAAAGCATGGTGGAAATGATGGAAGCTGTAGCTAATATTGCCGAACAATCCGCAGGCAATACACAGAACGTCGCTGCATCCGCAGAAGAACAAAATGCCTCTATGGAGGAGGTAGCATCTTCAGCGGAAGCTTTAAGTATGATGGCGCAAGAGCTGCAAGATGTTATAAGTAAATTCAAAGTGTAG
- the cbiQ gene encoding cobalt ECF transporter T component CbiQ — MVQGQSLQIQNVMIKLIDTLSYTNKLRSVSPMWKSGFAASLLVLSYLAHPVIQLLIMGWMFLWATQYAQVPVKVYSLLIGASCLFYAASLPALVIEFSATDSVTALTNGITLFTFAQWTAYVTEAGMYQAFGLLIRIIACLSCITFLMLTTSMSDLFQVMKKLRVPSLVLELMLIMYRFLFVLSDTAQQMYTAQRARGGQTGFDRRLKDTAILIVRLFGKTMQRSKSLSHGLIARGFTQDIQLAPYQAGPVPLRYVWESRIGVTLLLLFELGLRWRDMI; from the coding sequence ATGGTTCAAGGGCAGAGCCTCCAAATCCAAAACGTTATGATTAAGCTGATCGATACGCTCTCTTATACGAACAAGCTGCGGTCCGTTTCTCCGATGTGGAAAAGCGGATTCGCAGCCTCTCTGTTGGTGCTGTCTTACTTAGCTCATCCCGTCATTCAGCTCCTGATCATGGGCTGGATGTTCCTATGGGCTACCCAATATGCCCAGGTCCCCGTCAAAGTGTACAGCCTGCTCATCGGGGCGTCCTGCCTCTTCTATGCAGCCAGTCTTCCGGCGCTTGTCATCGAGTTTTCAGCTACCGATTCCGTAACGGCCCTCACCAATGGGATCACCCTCTTTACCTTTGCACAGTGGACGGCTTATGTAACGGAAGCAGGCATGTACCAAGCGTTCGGCCTGCTCATCCGGATCATCGCTTGTTTATCCTGTATTACCTTTCTCATGCTGACCACTTCAATGTCCGATCTGTTTCAGGTGATGAAAAAACTGCGTGTGCCGTCGTTGGTGCTGGAATTGATGCTGATCATGTACCGCTTTCTCTTCGTGCTCTCGGATACGGCTCAGCAGATGTATACGGCTCAAAGGGCTCGCGGCGGTCAGACCGGCTTCGATCGCAGGCTGAAGGATACGGCTATCCTGATCGTCCGGTTGTTCGGCAAGACGATGCAGCGGTCTAAGAGTCTATCGCATGGTCTGATAGCAAGAGGATTTACGCAAGATATTCAACTGGCTCCTTATCAAGCGGGCCCCGTGCCCTTGCGTTATGTATGGGAAAGCCGTATCGGAGTGACCTTATTATTGCTATTCGAGCTGGGGCTTCGCTGGAGGGATATGATATGA
- a CDS encoding energy-coupling factor ABC transporter permease, whose protein sequence is MISKKAISTLLLVLGFTLYLTVNEPQSAYAMHIMEGFLPLGWAIFWWAVFVPFFILGLRALIKITRETPELKIMLGVAGAFILVLSALKIPSVTGSSSHPTGTGLGAIMFGPLPMSVLGSIVLLFQALLLAHGGLTTLGANAFSMAVAGPMIGYAAYRGMMRSTGKQTLSIFTAAALANLSTYVVTSIQLSLAFPAESGGFLASLAKFGGIFAITQVPLAISEGLLTVLIWNWLKSNSSEEMSLLQSKMKGA, encoded by the coding sequence ATGATCTCTAAAAAAGCAATAAGCACGCTTCTATTAGTCCTGGGATTTACGTTGTACCTGACTGTCAATGAACCTCAATCCGCTTATGCCATGCATATTATGGAGGGCTTTCTTCCGCTGGGATGGGCGATCTTCTGGTGGGCTGTGTTTGTGCCGTTCTTTATTCTCGGGCTCCGGGCCTTGATTAAAATTACGAGGGAAACGCCGGAACTCAAAATCATGCTGGGTGTGGCTGGCGCCTTCATCCTCGTCCTGTCGGCACTCAAAATTCCGTCCGTGACAGGAAGCAGCTCGCATCCTACCGGGACGGGCCTTGGCGCCATCATGTTCGGTCCGCTGCCCATGAGCGTGCTCGGATCCATTGTCTTGTTGTTTCAAGCTTTGCTGCTTGCTCATGGCGGTCTGACCACCCTTGGAGCCAACGCGTTCTCTATGGCTGTCGCCGGTCCCATGATCGGTTATGCGGCATACAGGGGGATGATGAGATCCACAGGGAAACAAACGCTATCCATCTTTACGGCGGCTGCGCTGGCTAACCTGTCTACCTATGTCGTCACCTCGATTCAATTATCTTTGGCATTTCCCGCAGAGAGCGGCGGCTTCCTCGCTTCGCTCGCTAAATTCGGAGGTATCTTTGCGATTACCCAAGTCCCTTTGGCCATCAGCGAAGGACTGCTCACCGTACTGATCTGGAACTGGCTGAAATCCAACAGCTCTGAGGAAATGTCACTGCTGCAGAGTAAAATGAAGGGGGCTTAA